In the genome of Fusarium fujikuroi IMI 58289 draft genome, chromosome FFUJ_chr02, one region contains:
- a CDS encoding probable aflatoxin efflux pump AFLT codes for MSPPDKTESHAPDRKSFNSLSSAEPQIPFEPSNKISSQDEKPQSHRGNQQESANDPKEDESNPKGPAFDKEAQENYKPKTLKFWLIILSVFAAMFLVALDRTIIATAIPQITNDFQSLGDIGWYGSAYMLTTAAFQLIFGRIYRFYPLRTTFLVCILLFEIGSAICGAAPNSVAFIIGRAIAGIGSAGIMTGSMMSIVPMIPLHKRPMFQSMFGMVFGISSVVGPLLGGAFTQHATWRWCFYMNLPVGIVASVFLFFFLHISPKKHEPVPILKHITRLDPLGTFFFVPSMICLILALQWGGSTYPWGNWRIILLFVLFALTAFVFALIQIKMPETATVPAKVITQRTMLACAWTMLFVGGGMMIVVYYLPLWFQATKGAKPVDSGIYTIPLVLSLVVASILSAAFTQRIGYYVPSMLICPCIMAIGEGLLTTLKPDTGSSHWIAYQFLVGFGLGLGMQTSGLAVQATLPKEDIPIGISITFFAQQLGGAIFVSVGQTVLNGLLAKHLSDIPNLTPKKIVDAGATELNKIVPAEYMPLVKDAYNIAITRIFFVSLALTLAQLICALGVEWKSIKPKTESSPEAGNSQVRQESKPEES; via the exons atGTCTCCCCCTGACAAGACCGAATCTCATGCTCCGGATCGCAAATCATTCAACTCGCTCTCATCAGCCGAACCACAGATTCCATTCGAGCCTAGCAACAAAATATCATCACAAGATGAGAAGCCTCAATCACATCGAGGCAACCAGCAAGAGTCAGCAAATGACCCCAAGGAAGATGAGTCGAATCCCAAGGGCCCAGCCTTCGACAAAGAAGCTCAGGAGAACTACAAACCAAAGACACTCAAGTTCTGGCTTATAATCCTCTCCGTCTTTGCTGCCATGTTTCTCGTCGCTCTCGACCGCACAATTATTGCAACTGCCATTCCTCAAATCACAAACGACTTCCAGAGTCTAGGCGACATAGGATGGTATGGTTCTGCATACATGCTCACAACAGCTGCCTTTCAGCTCATTTTTGGTCGTATCTATCGATTCTACCCTTTGAGGACGACATTCCTTGTCTGTATCTTGCTGTTCGAGATTGGCTCTGCTATTTGTGGTGCCGCTCCCAATTCTGTTGCTTTCATTATCGGAAGAGCTATTGCTGGCATTGGCTCAGCAGGCATCATGACCGGGTCGATGATGTCCATTGTTCCCATGATTCCTCTTCATAAGCGGCCAATGTTTCAGT CTATGTTTGGCATGGTTTTTGGTATCTCGTCCGTTGTTGGACCTCTTCTTGGAGGCGCCTTCACTCAGCATGCCACTTGGCGGTGGTGTTTCTATATGAATCTCCCTGTAGGAATCGTCGCCTcggtcttcctcttcttcttcctccacaTATCACCCAAGAAGCACGAACCTGTTCCTATTCTCAAACATATCACCCGATTAGACCCGCTCGGAACATTCTTCTTTGTGCCATCCATGATCTGCCTCATCCTGGCCCTTCAATGGGGTGGCTCGACTTACCCCTGGGGCAACTGGCGAATAATTCTGCTCTTCGTTCTCTTCGCTCTTACAGCCTTCGTTTTTGCTCTCATACAAATCAAGATGCCCGAGACCGCAACTGTTCCGGCCAAGGTCATCACTCAGAGGACCATGCTGGCCTGTGCATGGACTATGCTGTTTGTGGGTGGTGGTATGATGATTGTCGTTTACTATCTCCCCTTGTGGT TCCAGGCTACCAAGGGCGCCAAACCCGTCGACTCGGGCATTTATACGATCCCGCTGGTGCTAAGCCTTGTCGTAGCTAGTATTCTCTCTGCTGCCTTCACCCAGCGCATTGGCTACTATGTCCCATCTATGCTGATATGTCCCTGTATCATGGCCATTGGAGAAGGGCTCTTGACCACGCTCAAGCCAGACACGGGTTCATCGCACTGGATTGCCTATCAATTCCTTGTTGGCTTCGGTTTGGGCCTTGGAATGCAGACTTCCGGCCTTGCTGTTCAAGCAACACTTCCCAAGGAGGATATCCCCATCGGAATCTCGATCACCTTCTTCGCGCAGCAACTCGGTGGTGCCATATTTGTCTCCGTTGGGCAGACTGTGCTTAACGGGCTTCTCGCCAAGCATTTATCAGATATACCCAACCTCACGCCCAAGAAAATTGTCGATGCGGGCGCTACAGAACTAAACAAGATAGTTCCGGCCGAGTACATGCCCCTGGTGAAGGACGCCTACAACATTGCCATTACGCGGATATTCTTTGTGAGTCTGGCATTGACTCTAGCCCAGTTGATTTGCGCTCTTGGTGTGGAATGGAAGagcatcaagcccaagaccgAGTCATCGCCAGAGGCCGGCAACTCTCAGGTTCGGCAGGAGTCAAAACCGGAAGAGTCATGA